In a single window of the Thermus amyloliquefaciens genome:
- a CDS encoding TlyA family RNA methyltransferase, with product MRLDRYLVAEGLAESREKAQRLIRSGQVKVAGRVVTKPAYPVKEGVQVEVLSPERYVGRGAYKLLGALEAFPIEVKDKVALDIGASTGGFTQVLLERGARRVYAVDVGRGQLHPSLRRDERVVALEGQDARTLVLPEPVDLALMDVSFISSTLLLPKVRELLKPGGEALILVKPQFELGPGVHQGVVREEALRQKALARVREKALELGFRLLGEKESPLPGKEGNREFWLWLRAP from the coding sequence GTGAGGCTGGACCGCTACCTGGTGGCCGAGGGCCTGGCGGAAAGCCGGGAGAAGGCGCAAAGGCTCATCCGCTCCGGCCAGGTGAAGGTGGCCGGTCGGGTGGTGACCAAGCCCGCCTACCCGGTGAAGGAGGGGGTCCAGGTGGAGGTCCTCTCCCCCGAGCGGTACGTGGGCCGGGGGGCTTATAAGCTTCTGGGTGCCCTCGAGGCCTTCCCCATAGAGGTGAAGGACAAGGTGGCCCTGGACATCGGGGCCAGCACCGGGGGCTTTACCCAGGTCCTCCTGGAACGGGGGGCCCGGCGGGTGTACGCGGTGGACGTGGGCCGGGGCCAGCTCCACCCCTCCTTGCGCCGGGACGAGCGGGTGGTGGCCCTGGAGGGGCAGGACGCCCGCACCCTGGTCCTGCCGGAGCCCGTGGACCTTGCGCTTATGGACGTCTCCTTCATCTCCTCCACCCTGCTTTTGCCCAAGGTAAGGGAACTCCTGAAGCCGGGGGGCGAGGCCCTCATCCTGGTCAAGCCCCAGTTTGAGCTGGGCCCCGGGGTACACCAGGGGGTGGTACGGGAGGAAGCCCTGCGGCAAAAGGCCCTGGCCAGGGTCCGGGAAAAAGCCCTGGAACTGGGCTTTCGCCTCCTGGGGGAAAAGGAAAGCCCCCTGCCGGGGAAGGAGGGGAACCGGGAGTTTTGGCTTTGGCTTAGGGCCCCTTAA
- a CDS encoding DUF3234 domain-containing protein gives MELSGAWYILEGEPGEHLVLEALGKRLSGIWTSEALAQAFLLRHPELGMRVSVLQSRALKEAFLRALGMLGVEGVLLDYQPGAHRAQMARLEALLEEVRHA, from the coding sequence ATGGAGCTATCCGGCGCCTGGTACATCCTGGAGGGGGAGCCCGGGGAGCACCTGGTGCTGGAAGCTCTGGGAAAGCGGCTTTCGGGCATCTGGACCTCCGAGGCCTTGGCCCAGGCCTTCTTGCTGCGGCATCCGGAGCTGGGCATGCGGGTCAGCGTTTTGCAAAGCCGGGCCCTGAAGGAGGCCTTCCTGCGGGCTTTGGGCATGCTGGGGGTGGAAGGGGTGCTCTTGGACTACCAACCCGGGGCTCACCGGGCCCAGATGGCCCGGTTGGAAGCCCTCCTGGAGGAGGTGCGGCATGCGTAG
- a CDS encoding DUF433 domain-containing protein, giving the protein MEETALLKRITLDPQINHGKPTIRGLRYPVHVILELLASGMTPEEILADFPDLEPEDIQACLLFAAKLSDVGTVLRVA; this is encoded by the coding sequence ATGGAAGAGACAGCCCTTCTCAAGCGGATCACCTTGGATCCCCAAATCAACCACGGCAAGCCCACCATCCGAGGCCTCCGTTACCCTGTGCACGTGATCTTAGAACTCCTGGCGAGCGGCATGACCCCGGAGGAAATCCTGGCCGACTTCCCTGACCTAGAACCGGAGGATATCCAGGCTTGCCTTCTCTTTGCCGCTAAGCTAAGCGACGTCGGGACGGTGCTCCGGGTAGCATGA
- the infC gene encoding translation initiation factor IF-3, with protein sequence MKEYLVNERIRARQVRVIGADGQQLGIMDTREALRLAQEQDLDLVLVGPTADPPVARIMDYSKWRYEQQVAEKEARKKAKRTEVKSIKFRVKIDDHDYQTKLNHIKRFLAEGHKVKVTIMFRGREMSHPELGERLLERVAEDLKGLAVVEMKPELLGRDMNMLLAPAKVSA encoded by the coding sequence ATAAAGGAGTACTTGGTTAACGAACGTATCCGTGCACGGCAGGTGCGGGTGATCGGGGCCGATGGGCAGCAGCTGGGCATCATGGACACCCGGGAGGCCCTGCGCTTGGCCCAGGAACAGGACCTGGACCTGGTGCTGGTGGGTCCCACCGCCGATCCTCCCGTGGCCCGCATCATGGACTACTCCAAGTGGCGCTACGAGCAGCAGGTGGCCGAGAAGGAGGCCCGCAAAAAGGCCAAGCGCACCGAGGTAAAGTCCATCAAGTTCCGGGTCAAGATCGACGACCACGACTATCAGACCAAGCTGAACCATATCAAGCGTTTCCTGGCCGAAGGCCACAAGGTCAAGGTCACCATCATGTTCCGGGGGCGGGAGATGTCCCATCCCGAGCTGGGGGAGAGGCTTCTTGAAAGGGTGGCCGAGGACCTGAAGGGCCTGGCTGTGGTGGAGATGAAGCCGGAGCTCCTGGGCCGGGACATGAACATGCTCTTGGCCCCAGCCAAGGTGTCGGCCTAG
- a CDS encoding DUF5615 family PIN-like protein — MDAHLPFRLVRLLRERGYDVLHTSELPKGNATPDDEINALSLRERRVVVTKDGDFTRSLVLQGMPYKLLLIATGNISNQALERLFLEHLETICQLLEKYRLVELGRHEVVAQLPSSPGEDHLPP; from the coding sequence GTGGACGCCCACCTGCCCTTCCGCTTGGTTCGCCTCTTGCGGGAACGAGGGTACGATGTTCTTCACACCAGTGAGCTTCCCAAGGGGAACGCCACACCGGACGATGAGATAAACGCCCTTTCCCTCCGAGAAAGAAGGGTGGTGGTTACCAAGGATGGTGATTTTACGCGGTCTTTGGTGCTTCAAGGTATGCCCTACAAGCTTCTTCTCATCGCTACCGGCAACATTTCCAACCAGGCTCTTGAAAGGCTATTCCTAGAGCACCTTGAAACGATATGTCAACTTCTAGAAAAGTACCGCTTGGTGGAGCTGGGAAGGCATGAAGTGGTAGCCCAGCTTCCCTCGAGCCCAGGCGAGGATCATCTGCCCCCTTAA
- a CDS encoding glutamine--tRNA ligase/YqeY domain fusion protein gives MGLVPPCFITEIVEKDLREGKYKKLLTRFPPEPNGYLHIGHARSIVLNFGLAQDYGGECNLRYDDTNPETEKEEYARAIEEDVRWLGFTPDRVLYASDYFETMYRCALELIREGKAYVDDLSEEEMSELRAQGKPSPYRNRSVEENLELFERMRRGEFPTGSRVLRAKIDPAHPNFKLRDPVLYRIVHAPHYHVGDRWPIYPLYDYAHPLEDLIEGVSHSLCTLEFENNRAIYDWVIENLKGKCGLPLSPRPHQYEFARLDLTHTVLSKRKLIKLVEGGHVRGWDDPRLPTLRALRRRGVRPEAIREFVRRTGISRNEARIEMELFEEVVRDDLNPIAPRVLGVLEPLKVVLTNYQGEEWLTAPYWPRDIGKEGARPLPFSQELYIERSDFSLNPPKGWKRLAPGQRVRLRHAYVLELEDVVEEGGEVKLLKARIVPGTLGANPQDGVKPKGVIHWVSARHALPVEFRLYDRLFLTEDPEEGGDFLRNLNPKALEVKKGFIEPSVAQDPPDTRYQLERLGYFWQDPVDSRPEALVMNRIVPLKEGYRPG, from the coding sequence ATGGGCCTCGTTCCCCCCTGCTTCATCACCGAGATCGTGGAGAAGGACCTGCGGGAAGGCAAGTACAAGAAGCTCCTTACCCGCTTTCCTCCGGAGCCCAACGGCTATTTGCACATCGGCCATGCCCGGAGCATCGTGCTGAACTTCGGCCTGGCCCAGGACTATGGCGGGGAGTGCAACCTGCGCTACGACGACACCAACCCGGAAACGGAAAAGGAGGAGTACGCCCGGGCCATAGAGGAGGATGTGCGTTGGCTGGGCTTCACCCCAGATAGGGTCCTCTACGCCTCCGACTACTTTGAAACCATGTACCGGTGCGCCCTGGAGCTCATCCGGGAGGGCAAGGCCTACGTGGACGACCTCTCGGAAGAGGAGATGAGCGAGCTCCGGGCCCAGGGAAAGCCAAGCCCCTACCGGAACCGGAGCGTGGAGGAAAACCTGGAGCTCTTTGAGAGGATGCGCCGGGGGGAGTTCCCCACGGGAAGCCGGGTCCTGAGGGCCAAGATCGACCCCGCCCACCCCAACTTCAAACTCCGCGACCCCGTGCTCTACCGCATCGTCCACGCCCCCCATTACCATGTGGGCGACCGCTGGCCCATCTACCCCCTCTACGACTACGCCCATCCCCTCGAGGACCTCATCGAGGGCGTCAGCCACTCCCTCTGCACCCTGGAGTTTGAGAACAACCGGGCGATTTACGACTGGGTCATTGAAAACCTCAAGGGGAAGTGCGGCCTACCCCTGTCCCCCAGGCCCCACCAGTACGAGTTCGCCCGCCTGGACCTCACCCACACGGTGCTGTCCAAGCGGAAGCTCATCAAGCTGGTGGAGGGGGGCCACGTGCGGGGCTGGGACGACCCCAGGCTTCCCACCCTGAGGGCCCTGAGGCGCCGGGGGGTGCGGCCCGAGGCCATCAGGGAGTTCGTGCGGCGCACGGGCATCTCCCGCAACGAAGCCCGCATAGAGATGGAGCTCTTTGAGGAGGTGGTGCGGGACGACCTGAACCCCATCGCCCCCAGGGTCTTGGGGGTTTTGGAACCCCTAAAGGTGGTCCTCACCAACTACCAGGGGGAGGAGTGGCTTACGGCCCCCTACTGGCCCCGGGACATCGGCAAGGAGGGGGCAAGGCCCCTGCCCTTTTCCCAGGAGCTTTACATAGAGCGGTCGGACTTCAGCCTAAATCCCCCCAAGGGCTGGAAGCGCCTGGCCCCGGGGCAAAGGGTGCGCCTGCGGCACGCCTACGTCCTGGAGCTGGAGGACGTGGTGGAGGAGGGGGGCGAGGTGAAGCTCCTCAAGGCCCGCATCGTCCCGGGCACCCTAGGGGCCAACCCCCAGGACGGGGTGAAGCCCAAGGGGGTCATCCACTGGGTCTCCGCCCGGCACGCCCTGCCCGTGGAGTTTAGGCTTTACGACAGGCTCTTCCTGACGGAAGACCCCGAGGAGGGGGGGGATTTCCTGAGGAACCTGAACCCCAAGGCCCTCGAGGTGAAAAAGGGCTTCATCGAGCCCAGCGTGGCCCAGGATCCGCCGGACACCCGCTACCAGCTGGAAAGGCTGGGCTACTTCTGGCAGGACCCGGTGGACTCGAGGCCCGAGGCCCTGGTCATGAACCGCATCGTCCCCCTCAAGGAGGGGTACCGGCCCGGGTAG